The following are from one region of the Shinella sp. PSBB067 genome:
- the cydB gene encoding cytochrome d ubiquinol oxidase subunit II, with the protein MALDLPFLWAAIIAFAVLAYVILDGFDLGVGILFPFFKEKHDRDVMMNSVAPVWDGNETWLVLGGGGLMAVFPLAYATILPALYMPLILMLLGLIFRGVAFEYRWRTRRGEFLWDIAFAGGSMVAAFMQGVALGALVQGIPVTGRAYAGGWWDWLTPFSVATGIALLVGYGLLGATWLVMKTTGELAARARRHALRAGIGTLAAMGVFSLWTPFLEPLYFERWFGWPTIVFSLLVPLLVLGCFAMLIQGLRTEHDSRPFIAALGLFVLGFAGIGISFYPYIVPASLTIWEAAAPEESLAFLIVGAVVLVPMILGYTAYAYWVFRGKVDPEEGYH; encoded by the coding sequence ATGGCGCTTGACCTTCCCTTCCTCTGGGCGGCCATCATCGCCTTTGCGGTGCTCGCCTATGTCATTCTCGACGGTTTCGACCTCGGCGTCGGCATCCTCTTTCCCTTCTTCAAGGAAAAGCACGACCGCGACGTGATGATGAATTCCGTCGCGCCCGTCTGGGACGGCAACGAGACCTGGCTGGTGCTGGGCGGCGGCGGGCTGATGGCCGTCTTCCCGCTCGCCTATGCGACCATCCTGCCGGCGCTCTACATGCCGCTCATCCTCATGTTGCTCGGCCTCATCTTCCGCGGCGTCGCCTTCGAATACCGCTGGCGCACCCGGCGTGGCGAGTTCCTCTGGGACATCGCCTTTGCCGGCGGCTCCATGGTGGCGGCCTTCATGCAGGGCGTGGCGCTCGGCGCGCTGGTGCAGGGCATTCCCGTCACGGGCCGCGCCTATGCCGGCGGCTGGTGGGACTGGCTGACGCCCTTCTCCGTTGCGACCGGCATCGCGCTGCTCGTCGGCTATGGCCTGCTCGGCGCCACCTGGCTGGTGATGAAGACCACCGGCGAGCTTGCCGCCCGCGCGCGCCGCCATGCCTTGCGTGCCGGCATCGGCACGCTGGCCGCCATGGGCGTCTTCAGCCTCTGGACGCCCTTCCTGGAGCCGCTCTATTTCGAGCGCTGGTTCGGCTGGCCGACGATCGTCTTCAGCCTGCTGGTGCCGCTGCTGGTGCTCGGCTGCTTCGCCATGCTGATCCAGGGCTTGAGGACCGAGCACGATTCGCGGCCGTTCATCGCCGCGCTCGGCCTCTTCGTGCTCGGCTTTGCCGGCATCGGCATCAGCTTCTATCCCTATATCGTGCCGGCCTCGCTGACGATCTGGGAGGCCGCGGCGCCTGAGGAAAGCCTTGCCTTCCTCATCGTCGGCGCGGTCGTGCTCGTGCCGATGATCCTCGGATACACCGCCTACGCCTACTGGGTCTTCCGCGGCAAGGTGGACCCGGAGGAAGGGTATCACTGA